From the genome of Streptomyces sp. NBC_01317, one region includes:
- a CDS encoding ABC transporter permease: MAGERWAPRESWRVRLGSGLRAYGLIVAMWVRSTMAYRASFAMTTIGTFTACALDFVAILLMFSHVDSLGGYALPEVAFLYGTSSTAFGLADLLIGSMDRLGRRVRDGTLDSLLVRPVPILAQVAADRFAPRRLGRILQGALVLGFALVALDIDWTLVRVLMVPVMIVSGTAIFAAVFVAGAAFQFWAQDAAEVQNAFTYGGTTLLQYPPSLFAKDLVRGVTFVVPLAFVNWFPALYVLGREVPLGLPEVVVFLPPVVAGVCCAAAGAAWRVGLRSYRSTGS, from the coding sequence ATCGCCGGGGAGCGGTGGGCCCCCCGGGAGTCGTGGCGGGTCCGGCTGGGCAGCGGACTGCGGGCGTACGGGCTGATCGTGGCGATGTGGGTACGGTCCACGATGGCGTACCGCGCGTCCTTCGCCATGACCACGATCGGGACGTTCACCGCGTGTGCCCTGGACTTCGTGGCGATCCTGCTGATGTTCTCCCACGTGGACTCGCTGGGCGGCTACGCGCTGCCCGAGGTGGCCTTCCTGTACGGGACGTCCAGCACGGCCTTCGGGCTGGCCGATCTGCTCATCGGCTCGATGGACCGGCTGGGCCGCCGGGTGCGCGACGGCACGCTCGACTCCCTGTTGGTGCGGCCGGTCCCGATACTCGCGCAGGTGGCGGCGGACCGGTTCGCGCCGCGCAGGCTGGGGCGGATCCTCCAGGGCGCGCTGGTGCTGGGCTTCGCGCTGGTCGCGCTGGACATCGACTGGACGCTCGTCCGGGTGCTGATGGTCCCGGTGATGATCGTGAGCGGGACGGCGATCTTCGCGGCGGTGTTCGTGGCGGGGGCCGCGTTCCAGTTCTGGGCGCAGGACGCCGCCGAGGTGCAGAACGCCTTCACGTACGGCGGGACGACCCTCCTCCAGTACCCGCCCTCGCTGTTCGCGAAGGACCTGGTGCGCGGGGTGACCTTCGTGGTGCCGCTGGCCTTCGTCAACTGGTTCCCCGCGCTGTACGTGCTGGGGCGCGAGGTGCCGTTGGGGCTGCCGGAGGTGGTCGTGTTCCTGCCTCCGGTGGTGGCGGGGGTGTGCTGCGCGGCGGCGGGGGCGGCGTGGCGGGTGGGGTTGCGGTCGTACCGCAGTACGGGCAGTTAG
- a CDS encoding ABC transporter ATP-binding protein: MDDDTDFIVLDGIEKVFDVRRKVGRFRREKQQVRAVDGISFRVPRGEMVGYIGPNGAGKSTTIKMLTGILTPSGGRLRVAGIDPSRERTRLAQRIGVVFGQRTTLWWDLPLIDSYRLMHRMYRVPDARYKANLARCVELLDLGELLNVPVRQLSLGQRMRGDIAAALLHDPEVLYLDEPTIGLDVISKAKVRDFLRQLNGERGTTVLLTTHDLTDIEQLCKRVMVIDHGRLLYDGALAGLHVVGESERTLVVDLERELPPVEVVGARVVKVEGPRQWLAFPAAASAAPLVARIAAEYPLVDLSVREPDIETVIAKMYAERPEAGDSASEGAPVRTGDRLGTDRSKLPH, encoded by the coding sequence GTGGACGACGACACGGATTTCATCGTGCTGGACGGGATCGAGAAGGTCTTCGACGTCCGGCGCAAGGTGGGCCGCTTCCGTAGGGAGAAGCAGCAGGTCCGGGCGGTGGACGGGATCAGCTTCCGGGTGCCGCGCGGCGAGATGGTCGGCTACATCGGCCCTAACGGCGCCGGCAAGTCCACCACCATCAAGATGCTCACCGGCATCCTGACGCCGAGCGGGGGCCGGCTGCGGGTCGCGGGCATCGACCCGTCGCGGGAGCGTACGCGCCTGGCGCAGCGCATCGGCGTCGTCTTCGGGCAGCGCACCACGCTGTGGTGGGACCTGCCGCTGATCGACTCGTACCGTCTGATGCACCGCATGTACCGCGTCCCGGACGCGCGGTACAAGGCGAATCTGGCGCGCTGCGTCGAACTCCTCGACCTCGGGGAGCTGTTGAACGTACCGGTACGGCAACTCTCGCTCGGCCAGCGGATGCGCGGCGACATCGCGGCGGCCCTGCTGCACGACCCCGAGGTGCTCTACCTGGACGAGCCGACGATCGGGCTCGACGTGATCTCCAAGGCGAAGGTCCGGGATTTCCTGCGGCAGTTGAACGGGGAGCGCGGGACGACGGTGCTGCTCACCACCCACGACCTGACCGACATCGAGCAGCTCTGCAAGCGGGTGATGGTGATCGACCACGGCAGGCTGCTGTACGACGGGGCGCTGGCCGGGCTGCACGTGGTGGGCGAGAGCGAGCGGACGCTGGTGGTCGACCTGGAGCGTGAACTCCCGCCGGTGGAGGTGGTGGGGGCGCGGGTGGTGAAGGTGGAGGGGCCGCGGCAGTGGCTGGCGTTCCCGGCGGCGGCTTCGGCGGCGCCGCTGGTGGCGCGGATCGCGGCGGAATATCCGCTGGTGGACCTGTCGGTGCGGGAGCCGGACATCGAGACGGTGATCGCGAAGATGTACGCGGAGAGGCCGGAGGCGGGGGACTCCGCTTCCGAGGGCGCACCGGTTCGTACTGGCGACCGTTTGGGCACTGACCGTTCGAAGCTCCCGCACTAG
- a CDS encoding DUF1707 SHOCT-like domain-containing protein produces MTSEQPETRASDAERERVAERLREAVAEGRLDMDEFEERLGAALQARTHGELAPLVRDLPAPGTTADLVSGARSTAGSAVGSGGDAGWADRVGSGEPTSTGGFAFWSGFSRKGTWTVGRTFTGVVFQAGGEIDLREARFADRDVVIRCVAIMGGIDVVVPPGMHVQVNGFGFMGGFDQVGGGEVDPGAPRVVVTGFALMGGVGVKRKLREADRLRLKEERKRLKLEKKAERKQL; encoded by the coding sequence ATGACGAGCGAGCAGCCAGAGACGCGTGCCTCCGACGCCGAGCGGGAGCGGGTCGCCGAGCGTTTGCGCGAGGCTGTGGCCGAAGGGCGCCTCGACATGGACGAGTTCGAGGAACGCCTCGGGGCCGCGCTCCAGGCCCGTACCCATGGCGAGTTGGCGCCACTGGTCCGGGACCTCCCCGCGCCGGGGACGACGGCCGATCTGGTGTCCGGTGCCAGGTCCACCGCCGGGTCCGCCGTGGGGTCCGGCGGCGACGCCGGCTGGGCGGACCGGGTCGGCAGCGGTGAGCCGACGTCCACCGGCGGATTCGCGTTCTGGAGCGGCTTCAGCCGTAAAGGGACCTGGACGGTCGGCCGTACGTTCACGGGCGTCGTGTTCCAGGCGGGCGGCGAGATCGACCTGCGCGAGGCGCGGTTCGCGGACCGGGACGTGGTGATCCGCTGCGTGGCGATCATGGGCGGGATCGACGTGGTCGTGCCGCCGGGGATGCACGTCCAGGTCAACGGCTTCGGTTTCATGGGCGGGTTCGACCAGGTGGGCGGGGGCGAGGTGGATCCGGGGGCGCCGCGGGTGGTGGTCACCGGGTTCGCGCTGATGGGCGGGGTCGGCGTCAAGCGCAAGCTGAGGGAGGCGGACCGGCTCCGTCTCAAGGAAGAGCGCAAGAGGCTCAAGCTGGAGAAGAAGGCGGAGCGCAAACAGCTCTGA
- a CDS encoding SGNH/GDSL hydrolase family protein: MTRPRGFALLGALIGVVALVCAAIVSGFGFGYGYGSGGARPGASPGRTSLGTAAPASAGAWTGTWAAAPGGPEPGAPHGYPGRSVRNIVHTSIGGTSVRITLSNRYGSGDLRIGHASVALRGPGGGTGRSSGTGAVNAADTTAGGGGASALAGTMRRVTFGHAPAVTVPPGGQVVSDAVPLRLPPGGDLLVTVYTPAAGGPVTYHRNALQTSYLARGDRTEDIGGRAYTLPTTSWRYLTAVDVLAADARGAVVTFGDSITDGVGSHPDTNRRWPDHLAARLRDRHIGVLNEGIGGNRLLGSGVERGKGASGLVRFRSDVLDRAGVRAVVVDLGINDILAGRERDPARIIGALEDLTAQAHTRGLRVIGSTLTPFGGYGGHTAAGEVVRQRVNEAIRAGGVFDDVVDFDRALRDPYAPDRLYPAYDSGDHLHPSDEGYRVMGRALDLAVLEARSAAQL, encoded by the coding sequence ATGACACGACCTCGTGGATTCGCCCTGCTCGGGGCTCTCATAGGGGTGGTGGCGCTGGTCTGCGCCGCCATCGTCTCGGGCTTCGGGTTCGGATACGGGTACGGCTCCGGAGGCGCCCGCCCCGGCGCCTCCCCGGGGCGTACGTCCCTCGGCACCGCGGCGCCCGCCTCCGCCGGTGCCTGGACGGGCACCTGGGCCGCGGCGCCGGGCGGACCCGAGCCGGGCGCGCCGCACGGCTACCCCGGGCGTTCCGTCCGCAACATCGTGCACACCAGCATCGGCGGTACGAGCGTCCGGATCACCCTCTCCAACCGGTACGGCTCCGGGGACCTGCGCATCGGTCACGCGTCCGTGGCGCTCCGGGGGCCGGGCGGCGGGACAGGCAGGAGTAGTGGAACCGGCGCGGTCAACGCGGCCGACACGACCGCCGGTGGGGGCGGCGCGTCGGCCCTCGCCGGGACCATGCGCCGCGTGACGTTCGGTCACGCCCCCGCCGTCACCGTCCCGCCCGGCGGCCAGGTCGTCAGCGACGCCGTGCCCCTGCGCCTGCCGCCCGGCGGCGATCTGCTGGTGACGGTCTACACCCCGGCCGCCGGAGGGCCGGTGACGTACCACCGCAACGCTCTCCAGACCTCGTACCTCGCACGCGGCGACCGTACGGAGGACATCGGCGGACGCGCGTACACCCTGCCGACCACCAGCTGGCGCTACCTGACGGCCGTCGACGTCCTCGCCGCCGACGCGCGGGGCGCCGTTGTCACCTTCGGTGACTCCATCACCGACGGTGTGGGCTCCCACCCCGACACGAACCGGCGCTGGCCCGACCACCTCGCCGCCCGGCTGCGCGACCGGCACATCGGAGTCCTCAACGAAGGCATCGGTGGCAACCGCCTCCTAGGAAGCGGGGTGGAACGCGGAAAGGGCGCGAGCGGTCTCGTACGGTTCCGCAGTGACGTCCTCGACCGGGCGGGCGTCCGCGCGGTGGTCGTCGACCTCGGCATCAACGACATCCTGGCCGGGCGGGAACGGGACCCCGCCAGGATCATCGGCGCTCTGGAGGACCTCACCGCGCAGGCACACACCCGCGGTCTGCGGGTGATCGGCTCGACCCTCACACCGTTCGGCGGGTACGGCGGTCACACCGCCGCCGGGGAGGTCGTGCGCCAGCGCGTGAACGAGGCGATCCGGGCGGGCGGGGTCTTCGACGACGTGGTCGACTTCGACCGGGCGCTGCGCGACCCGTACGCGCCGGACCGGCTGTACCCGGCGTACGACTCCGGCGACCATCTGCACCCGAGCGACGAGGGGTACCGGGTGATGGGCCGGGCCCTGGACCTGGCGGTCCTGGAGGCGCGGAGCGCCGCGCAGTTGTAG
- a CDS encoding DUF445 domain-containing protein: MERTNKGRAAGPDTDAGGSPDSDAGRPPGTGAGRPAGRSGGLPVGGLPAFSYTAADEEKRRGVRRMKTTAGGLLLLVAVIYVLATWAKNSGVDGWPGYVAAAAEAGMVGALADWFAVTALFRRPLGLPIPHTAIIPNKKDQLGTSLGAFVGENFLSADVVRARLRALGIGGRLGSWLAEPAHADRVTAELSTALRGALTVLRDSDVQAVVGEAITRRADAAEIAPGLGKMLDRIVSDGAHHRAVDLICTRAHDWLVEHGDSVMDAVQGGAPGWTPRFVDRKIGDRVYRELLRFVTEMRDMPGHPARGAIDRFLRDFAVDLQSDTDTRARVERLKSELLARPEVQDIIASAWSSVRGMIISAASDDHSELRLRARASLLSLGARLATDGRLQRKVEGWVEDAAGYVVSTYRGEITSLISDTVKSWDANDTSRKIEANIGRDLQFIRINGTVVGALAGLVIYTVSHALGA, translated from the coding sequence ATGGAACGTACCAACAAGGGGAGAGCGGCCGGACCTGACACGGACGCCGGCGGTTCTCCCGACTCGGACGCGGGCCGTCCTCCCGGCACGGGCGCGGGCCGCCCTGCCGGCCGCTCCGGGGGGCTGCCCGTCGGCGGGCTGCCCGCCTTCTCGTACACGGCGGCGGACGAGGAGAAACGGCGGGGCGTCCGCCGGATGAAGACCACCGCCGGCGGGCTGCTGCTGCTCGTCGCGGTGATCTACGTGCTCGCCACCTGGGCGAAGAACTCGGGCGTGGACGGCTGGCCGGGCTATGTCGCGGCGGCGGCCGAGGCGGGGATGGTGGGCGCGCTGGCGGACTGGTTCGCGGTGACGGCGCTGTTCCGGCGCCCGCTGGGCCTGCCCATCCCGCACACCGCGATCATCCCGAACAAGAAGGACCAGCTGGGCACGTCCCTGGGCGCGTTCGTCGGGGAGAACTTCCTGTCCGCGGATGTCGTACGGGCCCGGCTGCGGGCGCTCGGCATCGGCGGCCGGCTCGGTTCCTGGCTCGCCGAACCGGCCCACGCGGACCGGGTGACGGCCGAACTGTCCACGGCGCTGCGGGGCGCCCTGACCGTGCTGCGGGACTCGGACGTGCAGGCCGTGGTCGGCGAGGCGATCACGCGGCGCGCGGACGCGGCGGAGATCGCGCCGGGGCTCGGCAAGATGCTCGACCGGATCGTCTCGGACGGGGCGCACCACCGCGCCGTGGACCTGATCTGCACGCGAGCGCACGACTGGCTGGTGGAGCACGGCGACTCGGTCATGGACGCCGTGCAGGGCGGGGCGCCGGGCTGGACGCCGCGGTTCGTGGACCGCAAGATCGGCGACCGCGTGTACCGGGAGCTGCTGCGGTTCGTCACGGAGATGCGGGACATGCCGGGGCACCCGGCGCGGGGCGCGATCGACCGCTTCCTGCGGGACTTCGCGGTGGACCTCCAGTCGGACACGGACACGCGGGCGCGGGTCGAGCGCCTGAAGTCGGAGCTGCTGGCCCGGCCGGAGGTGCAGGACATCATCGCGTCGGCGTGGTCCTCCGTACGCGGAATGATCATCTCGGCGGCGAGCGACGACCACAGTGAACTGCGCCTGCGGGCGCGGGCCTCGCTGCTGTCCCTGGGGGCGCGGCTGGCGACGGACGGGCGGCTCCAGCGGAAGGTGGAGGGCTGGGTGGAGGACGCGGCGGGGTATGTCGTGTCGACGTACCGGGGGGAGATCACGTCGCTGATCTCGGACACGGTGAAGAGCTGGGACGCGAACGACACGTCCCGCAAGATCGAGGCGAACATCGGGCGTGACCTTCAGTTCATCCGCATCAACGGGACGGTGGTGGGGGCGCTGGCGGGTCTGGTGATCTATACGGTGTCGCACGCGCTGGGGGCGTGA
- a CDS encoding SpoIIE family protein phosphatase has protein sequence MRRQVPGKDLRWGLTRLTVVASGLLALLIGLIFGFMLWAINGMRDSADARKETRMGVVETERFEQLLANLETGQRGFVITRQDVFLEPWRAALKAFPTQSRDFQAHATSPGQKRLADKITRGVDSYIRTYSIPLVSAAQRGDPNVSSLLTTARGKRLADTLRADFTHYMTSERELLDERTDTATANADRAVIAASAGLGASILLIVGFAVYQSRAIVRPARKAAAVAKQIADGDLSVRMETTGPSEIGALGASFNTMVRSLQESRGRTEAARRRLRLLYNTSVSVGTTLDVEQTARELVQVVVPQFADFATADLLTPVHGEVPPAGAGELPGAGELQRIAVGGIREDHPFRPVGTRRTPPSTTLYARSLSTRLGHIEADLRTSTSWRAGDPEYAGRILAEGVHSLITAPMLSRGDTMGVLSFWRSRQDEPFDEEDVSLAEELAAKGAVAIDNARRYTRERSTALTLQRSLLPQRLPEQAAVEVASRYLPTGELGGVGGDWFDVIPLSGTRVALVVGDVVGHGLHAAAAMGRLRTAVRTLADVDLPPDELLTHLDDLVIRLADGEQYSAELHDPAAVADLGATCLYAVYDPVSRRCTLATAGHPLPVVITPDGSVAPVTGHIGPPLGIGGLPFETTELELEPSSVLALYTDGLIESREHDIDRGIAELCRALARPAATLEEACDIVTGALLPERPADDVALLLARTRALSPDQVATWDIPADPAEVERARRLVVDQLDAWGLAEAAFITELVASELVTNAVRHGAPPIRLRIIRDRTLICEVSDGSSTAPHLRRARETDEGGRGLLLVAGLTQSWGTRQTTTGKTIWCEQPLPGY, from the coding sequence ATGAGGAGACAGGTGCCGGGGAAGGACCTGCGATGGGGTCTGACCCGGCTCACCGTCGTGGCGAGCGGCCTGCTCGCGCTGCTGATCGGGTTGATCTTCGGTTTCATGCTGTGGGCGATCAACGGCATGCGCGATTCGGCGGACGCGCGCAAAGAGACCCGCATGGGCGTGGTCGAAACCGAACGGTTCGAACAGCTGCTCGCCAATCTCGAAACCGGGCAGCGGGGATTTGTCATCACCAGGCAGGACGTGTTCCTGGAACCCTGGCGGGCCGCCCTCAAGGCCTTTCCCACACAGTCGCGGGATTTCCAGGCGCACGCCACGTCCCCCGGACAGAAACGGCTCGCGGACAAGATCACGCGGGGCGTCGACTCGTACATCCGCACCTACTCGATTCCGCTGGTCAGCGCCGCCCAGCGGGGCGATCCCAACGTGTCGAGCCTGCTGACGACGGCACGGGGGAAGCGGCTCGCCGACACGCTGCGGGCCGATTTCACCCACTACATGACCTCCGAGCGCGAACTGCTCGACGAACGGACGGACACCGCCACCGCCAACGCCGACCGGGCCGTGATCGCGGCGTCCGCCGGGCTCGGCGCGTCGATCCTGCTCATCGTCGGCTTCGCCGTCTACCAGTCCCGCGCGATCGTACGCCCGGCGCGCAAGGCGGCCGCCGTGGCGAAACAGATCGCGGACGGCGACCTCAGCGTGCGCATGGAGACGACGGGTCCCTCCGAGATCGGGGCGCTGGGCGCGTCCTTCAACACCATGGTCCGATCCCTCCAGGAGAGCCGCGGCCGGACCGAGGCGGCGCGCCGGCGCCTGCGGCTGCTCTACAACACCAGCGTGTCGGTCGGCACCACGCTCGACGTCGAACAGACCGCGCGGGAACTGGTCCAGGTGGTCGTGCCGCAGTTCGCCGACTTCGCCACCGCCGACCTCCTGACCCCCGTACACGGCGAGGTGCCGCCGGCCGGGGCGGGAGAGCTGCCCGGCGCGGGAGAGCTCCAGAGAATCGCGGTCGGCGGCATCCGTGAGGACCACCCCTTCCGCCCCGTCGGGACCCGGCGCACGCCCCCGTCCACCACCCTGTACGCGCGCAGCCTCAGCACCCGGCTCGGCCACATCGAGGCCGACCTGCGGACGTCGACCTCCTGGCGGGCCGGGGATCCGGAGTACGCCGGGCGCATCCTCGCGGAGGGCGTCCACTCGCTCATCACCGCGCCGATGCTCTCCCGGGGCGACACGATGGGCGTGCTCAGCTTCTGGCGCTCGCGGCAGGACGAGCCGTTCGACGAGGAGGACGTCTCCCTCGCCGAGGAACTGGCGGCGAAGGGCGCCGTGGCCATCGACAACGCCCGCCGGTACACCCGCGAGCGCTCCACCGCGCTCACCCTCCAGCGCAGTCTCCTCCCCCAGCGGCTGCCCGAGCAGGCCGCCGTGGAGGTGGCCTCCCGCTACCTGCCCACCGGCGAGCTGGGCGGGGTCGGCGGCGACTGGTTCGACGTGATCCCGCTGTCGGGCACCCGGGTCGCCCTCGTCGTCGGCGACGTCGTCGGCCACGGCCTGCACGCCGCCGCGGCCATGGGCCGGCTGCGCACCGCCGTCCGTACGCTGGCCGATGTCGACCTGCCGCCCGACGAACTCCTCACCCACCTCGACGACCTGGTCATCCGTCTCGCCGACGGCGAGCAGTACAGCGCGGAACTGCACGATCCGGCAGCCGTGGCCGACCTCGGAGCCACCTGCCTGTACGCGGTGTACGACCCCGTCTCCCGCCGCTGCACCCTGGCCACCGCCGGCCACCCGCTCCCCGTCGTCATCACCCCCGACGGGTCGGTGGCACCGGTCACCGGCCACATCGGTCCTCCCCTCGGGATCGGCGGCCTCCCCTTCGAGACCACCGAACTGGAGCTGGAGCCCTCCAGCGTGCTCGCCCTCTACACCGACGGCCTGATCGAGTCCCGCGAACACGACATCGACCGGGGCATCGCCGAGCTGTGCCGGGCGCTGGCGCGGCCCGCCGCGACGCTGGAGGAGGCGTGCGACATCGTGACCGGCGCTCTGCTCCCCGAACGCCCGGCCGACGACGTGGCCCTGCTGCTCGCCCGTACGCGCGCCCTGTCGCCCGATCAGGTCGCCACCTGGGACATCCCCGCCGATCCCGCCGAGGTCGAACGGGCCCGGAGACTGGTCGTCGACCAGCTCGACGCGTGGGGGCTCGCGGAGGCCGCCTTCATCACGGAACTGGTGGCCAGCGAACTCGTCACGAACGCCGTCCGCCACGGCGCGCCCCCCATCCGGCTGCGGATCATCCGCGACCGCACCCTGATCTGCGAGGTCTCCGACGGCAGCAGCACCGCGCCGCACCTGCGCCGCGCCAGGGAGACGGACGAGGGCGGGCGGGGGCTGCTGCTCGTCGCCGGCCTCACCCAGAGCTGGGGCACGCGCCAGACGACCACCGGCAAGACCATCTGGTGCGAGCAGCCGCTGCCCGGCTACTGA
- a CDS encoding DNA cytosine methyltransferase codes for MNTESTFTSVEICAGAGGQAVGLHGAGFRHLALIEIDAHACNTLSLNVNSRPDWAGCKVIPADLLEFDPADLDLEQGSLDLLAGGVPCPPFSAAGKQLGEDDERDLFPTMLDLVDYLKPKAVMIENVRGLLEPPQKFRDYRENTIKRRLREAGYVICGWKVIEARDYGVPQLRPRAILVAMRAEYAGYFSWPDPSESRLVTVAEALGPSMRKRFGSSPEGKAAYRRWHKQAAQGVAPTLVGGSKKHGGADLGPTRAKKAWEKLGVDGLGVANESVDMTDAGRDLYGVRGPKLTVSQAAIIQGFPSHWKFSGRKTAAYRQVGNAFPPPVAEAIGKQIISALEAGVKNPLSLDQYEDDVRDVLFEIPGQSDALPTPVVDRVRDEEGAFVG; via the coding sequence ATGAACACTGAATCCACCTTTACCTCAGTGGAGATCTGCGCTGGAGCGGGGGGACAGGCGGTCGGACTGCATGGGGCGGGATTCCGTCACCTTGCATTGATTGAGATCGACGCTCATGCGTGCAACACGCTGTCGCTCAACGTGAATTCACGCCCCGACTGGGCAGGGTGCAAGGTTATTCCTGCCGACTTGCTTGAATTTGACCCAGCCGACCTGGACCTGGAGCAGGGGTCGCTGGATCTTCTGGCTGGCGGCGTGCCGTGCCCGCCGTTCTCGGCAGCGGGCAAGCAGCTGGGAGAGGACGACGAGCGTGACCTATTCCCTACGATGCTTGATCTTGTTGACTACCTGAAACCGAAGGCAGTCATGATCGAGAATGTGCGCGGGTTGCTGGAACCCCCTCAGAAGTTCCGTGACTATCGTGAAAATACGATCAAGCGACGGCTCCGTGAGGCTGGGTACGTAATCTGTGGCTGGAAGGTAATCGAAGCCCGCGATTACGGAGTGCCGCAGTTGCGTCCCAGGGCGATCCTGGTGGCCATGCGCGCGGAGTATGCCGGATATTTTTCCTGGCCTGACCCATCTGAGAGTCGGCTCGTGACGGTGGCTGAGGCTCTCGGGCCGTCCATGAGGAAGCGGTTCGGGAGCTCGCCCGAAGGCAAGGCTGCCTACAGACGCTGGCACAAGCAGGCCGCGCAGGGAGTGGCGCCTACGCTGGTCGGCGGTTCAAAGAAGCATGGGGGCGCGGATCTTGGCCCTACACGCGCGAAGAAGGCCTGGGAGAAGCTGGGTGTAGACGGCTTGGGCGTAGCCAATGAATCTGTTGACATGACAGATGCGGGTCGCGACCTCTACGGGGTGCGCGGACCGAAGCTTACGGTGAGTCAGGCGGCAATCATCCAGGGATTCCCGAGTCACTGGAAATTCTCTGGCCGGAAGACTGCGGCCTACAGGCAGGTAGGAAACGCTTTCCCGCCCCCTGTTGCCGAAGCTATCGGAAAGCAGATCATTTCGGCATTGGAGGCGGGCGTGAAGAACCCGCTTTCCCTAGATCAGTATGAGGATGACGTGCGTGATGTCCTCTTCGAGATCCCTGGGCAGTCAGATGCTCTTCCCACGCCGGTCGTTGACCGTGTTCGCGATGAGGAGGGCGCATTTGTCGGCTGA
- a CDS encoding very short patch repair endonuclease, giving the protein MQATPEWNPPEGSWASSAAIRRNMQAIRSRDTKPERLIRRLVHAQGLRYRVAARPLADLRRTADLVFRPAKVAVFIDGCYWHGCPEHYVSPKTNTGYWSGKVAGNIARDRDTDQRLAEAGWAVLRFWEHESADKCALLIANTVNDRRGKSI; this is encoded by the coding sequence ATGCAAGCGACACCCGAATGGAACCCGCCCGAGGGCTCTTGGGCGTCCTCCGCAGCCATCCGCCGCAATATGCAGGCAATCAGGAGCCGTGACACAAAGCCGGAACGGCTGATCAGACGGCTAGTTCATGCGCAGGGCCTTCGTTACCGCGTCGCCGCTAGGCCTCTGGCAGACCTTCGCCGGACAGCTGACTTGGTCTTCCGCCCGGCAAAGGTCGCCGTCTTCATCGATGGATGCTACTGGCATGGCTGCCCGGAACACTATGTCTCGCCCAAGACCAATACCGGCTACTGGTCCGGCAAGGTCGCCGGCAATATCGCCCGTGACCGCGATACTGATCAACGCCTCGCCGAGGCTGGCTGGGCGGTACTCCGCTTCTGGGAGCACGAGTCAGCCGACAAATGCGCCCTCCTCATCGCGAACACGGTCAACGACCGGCGTGGGAAGAGCATCTGA
- a CDS encoding NaeI family type II restriction endonuclease: protein MASSTAMLHDPDWVAVHQHLHSLDPSGQRFARVIRDTIDQLLNGEVTGRYDWKTLFKTEKTHAGTVVEINLQREFKFEDGADMDYQIQGIDVDCKYSQQFGGWMIPPEAVGHLCLLVWADDYTSRWSAGLLRIKSEWLNQGNNRDMKLTVKAEHRNKIAWLWRDSALPENVLLHMDATDRAAVFAQPSGQARLNELFRRAQGRRVGRNVVRTVAQQKDYMKRVRGNGGARSALRSEGIVIMGDYASHQNIAKLLELPVPQEGEFVSARLVQAKPEHAGLPQAFFDGACWAVARSEDPLETGPVLPTHTSPE from the coding sequence ATGGCTTCGAGCACGGCCATGCTCCACGATCCGGATTGGGTCGCTGTCCACCAACACCTGCATTCCCTTGATCCATCAGGGCAGCGTTTCGCCAGAGTAATCCGGGACACCATCGATCAACTACTCAATGGCGAAGTGACGGGCCGGTATGACTGGAAGACCCTCTTCAAGACCGAAAAGACTCACGCGGGTACGGTAGTAGAAATCAATCTGCAGAGAGAATTTAAGTTCGAAGACGGCGCCGACATGGACTACCAAATCCAGGGGATCGACGTTGACTGCAAATACTCGCAGCAGTTTGGCGGCTGGATGATCCCTCCCGAGGCAGTTGGACACTTGTGCCTACTGGTTTGGGCCGATGACTACACCAGCCGCTGGAGTGCAGGACTGCTCCGCATAAAGAGTGAATGGCTCAACCAGGGCAACAACCGCGATATGAAACTGACAGTGAAAGCGGAACACCGCAACAAAATCGCCTGGCTGTGGCGGGATTCAGCTTTGCCCGAGAATGTACTCCTGCACATGGACGCCACCGACCGCGCTGCCGTGTTTGCTCAGCCGTCAGGACAAGCCCGCCTCAATGAACTGTTCCGCCGCGCCCAGGGACGCCGCGTGGGCCGCAATGTGGTTCGCACCGTGGCCCAACAGAAGGATTACATGAAGCGGGTTCGCGGCAATGGCGGCGCCCGTTCAGCTCTTCGTTCCGAGGGCATCGTCATCATGGGCGACTACGCCAGCCACCAGAATATTGCCAAGCTGCTCGAACTTCCCGTTCCACAGGAGGGGGAGTTTGTGAGCGCCCGCCTGGTTCAAGCAAAACCAGAGCACGCGGGCCTGCCCCAGGCCTTCTTTGACGGAGCCTGTTGGGCCGTCGCCAGGAGCGAGGATCCCCTGGAAACCGGCCCCGTCCTCCCCACGCACACGTCCCCGGAATAG